The genomic DNA CCAACGCGGGAAATACGGCGGTCTACATCTTTTTGATTGTGGTGGTCTTTGTCTACATGGTTTTGGTCGGGCAGTACGAAAGTTTTATCTTGCCGTTGGCGGTAATCATCTCGTTGCCGGTCGGGATTTTTGGAGCGTTTGCGTTGCTCAAGACGATGGGGTTGTCGAACGATGTCTATTGTCAGATCGGATTGGTCATGCTGGTGGGATTGTTAGGGAAGAATGCGATTCTGATCATTGAATTTGCCGTGCAGCGCCGGCACGAAGGCCTGACGCTATCGGACGCAGGAATCGAAGGGGGCCGTTTGCGTTTCCGACCGATTCTGATGACCTCCTTTGCGTTCATCGTGGGCATGGTTCCGTTGGTCCGAGCTTCGGGAGCTGGAGCGATCGGAAATCGGACCATCGGTACGACAGCGGCGGGCGGGATGTTGATGGGAACACTCGTGGGCGTCTTGGTGATCCCAGGACTTTACTACATGTTTGCAAAATTGGCCGACGGCAAGAAGTTGCTCAAGGATGAGACGGATCAGCCGCTTAGCGAACGGTTGGAACACGCGGCGCAGTGATGCTTCAATACATAAGCCCCACGCAGGGTGCGGGCTGCGAGGGTGCAAAGTTTTGCAGATGCTTGCGATGTTCACAAATCGAACCAATGAATCGGGCGTTTCAATGGACCCAAAGGCTGTGATTTTAGTTCCGTGCAGTCCAGGCGATGACGAAACGTGGTGAATTGACGAAACAACTGGGTAAGTTATCCCGGTTAAGTGGGGCGCGAACCTTCCCCGTACAACCTGTAAAGGCGGCCCGCCGCTGGTGTCGAAAATAGAAGTTGTAGCGGTCTTCCGAATCCAGATGATTTTGACAAGTTGGCGGAGGGCGAGGCTCTGAGAGCGACGCTGTTACTGAAGACGCGAGTCGGTGGTGCGGCAACTTCCTGAACGTTCCACAAGGATGTGGTTAGCAACCAGGTGCTGGAAATCCTGGATCCGATTGTCAAGGAATAGACACATGTACCTATTGAATAAATCCCGGCAAACTCGACAAAGGCAGCGCGCTCTGATTGCCGCGATCGTCACTGGCTCCTTTCTGGCTCAGGCGGGGTGCGGTATTCCGGAATTGCGTTGCGCAAAGTCGGGAGCCCCGTTGCCGCAAGCGTACAATCGCCCCACCACAATGACCGACACGGTGAACTGGGATGTCGCTACCTCGCTCGCTAGCGAACCCAAAGCGTTGGATGTTGAAGCGCCAGCCAAAGGGGGCCTGATCCGGCTTACCAGCTTCCTGCGACAGGCCAGCGATATCGAGCTGACCCAAGCGGAGAAATCGGACGCGAAAACGGGGGATGCTGCTGAGGACGATCGCTCCGCATCCTACAGTTCCGTCGACAACGCGCAGGTCTCAGCCGCTCCGAGCATCCTCTTCGACGGCAACCCGATTTCGGGAGGCAGCAGTTTTGACTTGGCCAATAACGCGGATAATTCGGTCCAATCTAGTTGGCACCAATTTTTCGACGATCCATTCCTGACGAGCCTGATCGACCAAGCCCTCGTTGGCAATCAAGAGCTGCGGATCTTGGCGGAAGAGATTCAGATCGCTTGCAACGAAACGTATGCGCGGAGCGGCGAATACCGTCCGTTTGTTGATTTTGGCGCCGGCGTGGGGTTGGAAAAGCATGGGCAGCACACGATTGATGGTGCTGTTGAGGAACAGTTGGAAGTCGCTCCCGGTCGCGCCTTTCCCGATCCGCTGCCTGATTTTTTGGTGGGCGCCAATGTCTCTTGGGAGCTGGACATTTGGAAGAAGCTGAGGAATGCTCAATCCGCCGCGGCGATGCGATACCTTGGGTCGCAAGAGGGGCGAAACTATATCGTGACGCGGATGGTCGCGGAAATCGCTGAAAATTACTACGACCTGCTGGCGCTCGACAACCGCTTGGTCACGTTGGATAAAACGATTGAGATCCAAGAACAGAGCCTCAAGACGGCTGAATCGATGAAGGAAGCAGCTCGCGGTACCGAGCTAGCCGTTCAACGGTTTCAAGCCGAAGTGCGGAAGAATCAAAGCGAAAAGTTGATCATCGCACAGGAAATTGTTGAGGTGGAAAACCGTATCAATTTCTTGTGCGGTCGATTCCCGCAGCACGTCGATCGGATGTCGGTTGAGTA from Rosistilla carotiformis includes the following:
- a CDS encoding TolC family protein, producing the protein MTDTVNWDVATSLASEPKALDVEAPAKGGLIRLTSFLRQASDIELTQAEKSDAKTGDAAEDDRSASYSSVDNAQVSAAPSILFDGNPISGGSSFDLANNADNSVQSSWHQFFDDPFLTSLIDQALVGNQELRILAEEIQIACNETYARSGEYRPFVDFGAGVGLEKHGQHTIDGAVEEQLEVAPGRAFPDPLPDFLVGANVSWELDIWKKLRNAQSAAAMRYLGSQEGRNYIVTRMVAEIAENYYDLLALDNRLVTLDKTIEIQEQSLKTAESMKEAARGTELAVQRFQAEVRKNQSEKLIIAQEIVEVENRINFLCGRFPQHVDRMSVEYIDLNLRSIRAGVPSQLLQNRPDIREAERELQAAGLDIKVAKARFYPSLNLNAGLGYQAFAAGYLFRTPESLIYGIGGDLIAPLINKRAIQAAYRTANAKQLQAVYKYQQTVLTAYTEVINQLNKVDNYGKSIEIKKQQLAALEASVDSATKLFQNARAEYVEVLLAQREMMEAKMLIIDIKQQQLAATVNAYQALGGSGGGPASFN